Within the Echinicola sp. 20G genome, the region AAAAATAACTGTACTTCGTCAAATCATACTTACTTAGCCGGTCCCAAGCTTCTCCCTTTCCACTTCTGGCGAAAGGCTGTTCATAAAAAGGAGGCCAAACGTCAGGGTCTATCCTTCGTACCCGCTCGTGATCATCCCTCCTTCGGTCGTACCAAAGGCCATAATTGTGATCTAAAGCCACCGCTCCACTTTCTTTCATTGACTGCACCACCTCAGGGATCAAATCCGTATATCCTTTTCCATACCTGCCAGGCACAAATCGGGTCACATGTATTTGGGAAGAGGCAATGTCTCTAGGCCGCAAACTCCCCCTCCACCATTGTACATTTTGGGCTTTTCCTGTAATAAGCTTTCCATCCCAAGTCAAAAGTCCATTGTCTATCTTTACCCTTGGAGCAAGTTGCTTTTCTAGATTAACGGGTTCAATATCCAGTGATTCGTACCGATTAGCCCCATCCGTAATCAAGGAGATAGGGTTTCGTTCAGAAGCTTGACTGATCCATTGCTCCATGGTAAGCAAGTCTTCTCTGGCCAATACTGTTAATTCTCTCGCTTGCTCCAAAGTTGGGCTGGTACTTGGTTCTGTCCCCAAAGGCAAAAGCTGTGGATCCATAGGCAATTCACCCAAGCGGTCTTTCAATTGCGCATAAAATAAACTTCTCGGATTGACGTGGTTATTGGTCTCGACCCAGTGCCCATCCCCTTCAAATTGTGCCCAAGCGCCAAATGCCCAATTTTGGGCAGTAGGAGGGCTGTAATTTTTGATCAGTGATGCATCGCACTGCCAGAGCACGCTGTTGGCGGCAGTCCATCCAGCACCTTGGCCAGCTTGCATCCTGTTGCTCAGCGCAATCGCCTCTCCATCTATTCTCACAATGTCAAAAAGTACTCCAGAAGCCCACCCTTGCTGCGCTCCGCTAAAGCTAAATGGCAAGTATGCCTTGCATTGGACAAAAGCATTGGGACCCGCTACAGCTAATCCAGTACTGAAGTCATGATAACCATACTCCGAATAACAACGCTGAAAAAGCGTCTGTTGCCCTTCTGTAAAAAAGGTGTTACGGCGTGCTCCTGCTACCTCAGAAACAGGGTCAAATGATTGGCAATCTTCTACCGTTACCCTTCTACCAGTTTTATATATTGCTACAGCAGAGCCAGCAAAATGACGAAAATTGACCTGTCTAACCCAAGCATCTTGAATACTCTCCAAGGAAATCGCAGACCAACGGTGATCCTCGTCCTTTGTATTTACTTCGTCAAAAGTGGATTGCAAGGTCAAATTTTCTATCCCCACATTTTCAATTCGCCCAGGCCACTGATAGGTTACCAAATATCCCCCTCCGTACTTTTGGTCCAGGCTATTGGTGATTGGAACATCTAATCTCAATTTACCATCCGCGCTGTTTTCCACTATTCTGTCCCAATACAGGTTGTGCCCTCCGGGCCTCCATCCGATCCAACCTGTTTCGCCACCAAATTCATTCATCTTCAATTCGTCGATCCATTCCAGGGTAGATGGCCTGACCACCATAACAGCACTCCCTGACTGGACATTCCCCTCCACCGCCATTTCAGATGCATTTATGGGCACATAGGAATTCTTTATTTTCAAGGTATCTCCAAAAATCCTGTCATCTTTGCCCAAAAGTCGAATAAGGGTTTCCCTGGTCTTGCCGGTCCCCAACAACACAGTCCCATTCTCACCTGTACCGCTTCCCCTTAAGATCACTCCAGATTGGTTGATCTGTAGTTGTCCAGCTACTTCAAAAAGCCCTTCTTCCAATAAAACAGCCCCTCTAAAGCCATTTTCATCAATCGGCAACTGGCCCACATAGTCCAAAGCAGATTGAATCTTTTGAGTAAAATCACCTTTTCCGGGGGAAATGACCATTTTTACAGGAACTAAAGGAATCTCCTTTTCACTGGCTTTGTAACCACAATAAGAAAAGTCAGGAATCCGATCACCATTTTCAGCTATTTCATAATGAAGCTTTCCGTCTTTATAATTAATTGGGTTTTCATCCTGCCGGCCAAACACCACCTGACTCCAAAAAATCAATAAGGTGAATACAACAAAATTCGGGAAAACAAACTTCCCCGAACTTTGAAAATTAAACCCCATATAACTATGTATTAACATATTTCTTTCCTTTACTGATTGCTTGCTGCCTTTTTCCGTTCAAACATTTCTTTTTCTGCTTGCTTCAAGTCAACTCCCAAATCCGAAAGGTAATTATTGATCCTTCCTTTATACTTTCCGAACCAAGCATGTTTTGCATGGGAGGAACCTGCATCCATCGCATGTTCTCTGGCCTCTGCTAGCCAATCCCATATTTTGTCCTGCTGCTCTGTGGTCAAGTTGGGCACCATTTCTTGATAAACCTTAAAAGTATTAGGTGCCACATTATAGGTCATTCCATTTTTTACCGCCTCTACCTGTTCATCCGTCAATTCAGAGGACAATTGGGCAAGGTATTTTTTGTGCAGCTTATCCATGGATTTACTGGCTTTTTTCTCCGCTTTCTGAATTTGCTTTTGCTGTTTTTCTCCCTCAAGATTTTCTTTGGCGGCCTCGATCTTTTTATCACGCTCATCATGAATCAGGCTGAGGTTCCTGTATTGCGCTGCAATATAGCCAGTCACTTTATCCGCTTTCTCTGGGCTTTGAATGCCCATATTATCCACGATCTTTCGCGCCCGCTCATTGGTTACTTTGACGTATTCAGAATCAAAGTTTTGGGCATGGGTAAAACTGATGATGCCTACCATGATCAATGTGGTTACAAATAGGGATTTTATGTTATTTTTCATTGTTGCTCTTTTTTTAATTTCGATTTTCCCATTATTATTCACGAGGGAATACTCAATTCAACTCCTAAATTAAGAATGACATCTGCTGAGTAAAACTCGCTATTGCTGCAATAATCCGCCTTCCCTTTTGGCCAACTCCAGCAAAGTATCCTTATTATTTTCCCATTTCGTCCAATCTACTTTATTGCTTGGGTCAATTCCGTTGAGGTACTTTTCCAAATTGGTATATCCATCCCCATTGAGGTCTCTATTGGCGTCCGAAGGATCATTGGGGTCTAATCCATACTTTATTTCCCATGCATCCGGAATTCCGTCACCATCACTCTCTTGGTAGGCTTTTCCTTGGTATTCAGGATAGCCTCCTACCTGATCAGGGTGCATGATAATTCCTTTTTTGTAAGAATCTGCCGGAAGTCTTCGGTGGATAAACTCTTGGCCAATTTCCACCTCCAAACCTTCTTTCGCATTGATTTCTCCAGTTCTTACCTGCTGGACTATCCTCTGATCCACAGCGTCTCTCTTAGGCAAAACAGCTCCTGCATTTTCCAGCACGAAATCATAAGCTTCCTTGGCTGACATGATACTTAGTGGAGCCATCTCAAAGGGTTTGGTTTGACGCATATAGGCAAAGTGTACCTCACGCTCTTCCTGGCTTAGGTCCCCAGGCTGTACGCCTCCGTTCCAGTTGTCTGCAGATACAGTAGGGTTTCCCTCTACAAAATTGCCTTCAACATAGGCCCGCCCAAAAGTCTTCGGATCCAAATAGCCAGATTCCGGCTTGATAATCCTGTAACTGATCGGCTCTCCTTCTGGGGTAATCGGCCCTGGCTTGTAATAATTGTTGATGATGTTAAAAAGGGAACGATAATCTCCCCCATCCACTGAGCGGTTCCACCAATTGAAGAGCACATTGTTCACAAAAGTGAAATCCCCGTACATTCCCACTGAGGGGTTTCTGGAAATATTATTGGCCCAAAGATTTCTGATGAAAGTACTGTTCAAACCTCCTATTGTACTCCCAAAAGCATGGTTATAGGTGTCCAAGCCTTCAGAGGAAATGGTATTTTGAATGGTAATGTTGGTCGTCGGTAATTTCTCTCTTTTGGAGTTTTCATTGGCTGTAAACATATTTCGGTACATGGAAATATTTTCATCCAAACCCCAACTCACGGAACAATGATCAATGATTACATTGCCCATAGGATCACCGCTTAAGGCATCATCTCTTCTGGTTACATCTGTGGCTCCTCTTCGGAAGCGCATGTGACGGATGATAACATCATGGGTATCCACCGCAAAAGTCTCTCCAGCCACACAAACCCCATCTCCAGGTGCTGTCTGTCCTGCGATGGTCACATAGGGAGCCCTGACACTGATTGGTTTTTCCAATTGGATGATTCCAGCTACATTAAACACAATGGTTCTCGCTCCTCCTGCTTCACAGGCTTCCCGGAGCGTACCGGGTCCACTGTCCGCAAGGCTGGTCACCACATACACTTTTCCTCCTCTACCTCCAGGAGTATAAGCCCCTCCCCCTTCTGCACCAGGAAAAGCAGGGATATCTGCTTTCATAAAATCTTTGGGATAAGAAGCCCAGCGCAAATAGGGTCTACCTTGGCTCGCTTCCTTTTGGATGGTTGGGTAAATATCTTTCCAAACTGCCTCTAACCTGGCTTCTTCCAAAGCCATGATTGAGTCTGTTTTGGCCTGCATAGCAGGGGGTATTTCAGGATATTGGGCAAAGGCTTGGAGACTTAAAAAGACGGTAAGTATTCCAAGTCCCAACCGCTTTTGCCACAGTGACTTCTTGTTCGAAAACATGGTCAGTTAATTTAGGTTCTATGGAGCTGTAAAATTATTCCAGCCTTCATTGTTAATTTCTAAAGCCTTAAAGTAAGTCCTCAGGCTGATTGCGCATATAGCCTGGGACTCACCTTAAATTGCTTATGTAAAGTTAGTTACTAAAGGTAGAGAACCTTCCTGAACTATCCTGCTGAAAGTCCTTTTAGCAGGTCGAATAGGGATTTCAGTCTTCCGAAGTGGGATATGTTTTGGTTGGAGAAAATATAAATCCAGAGGAATGGGTAGGAGTTGCTTTTCAAAAAAATCCTGTGATCCCTCTCATCATTAAAAAGTAAGCCAAGGATATTTTTCTTATTGATTTTTTGAACCGTATGCGCCGTTCAATCCCAAAAGTGTCAGCCTTCGATGGGATCGAAATTTACCCAATTTCTCTTTTGAAGCCCTAGAGTAAGTTAAATAGAAAAGGCTTCGACAAGCTCATCTTCCCAATCGGGAAAATCAACTCTTCGAAGCCTCTTCTAAAGTATTTTATTTACCTAATCCATTTTCCGATAAGGTATCATGGTTATTGGCCAAGTCCCTCCAGTTTGTTTGGACAGATGGATCAATACCATTGATGTACATTTCAATATTGGTATAGCCATCATGATTGAGGTCGCCATTTGCATCTGACGGATCATTTGGATCCAAACCATGCTTTTTCTCCCAAGCATCTGGCATGCCATCGCCATCAGTATCTGTGTATGGTTTACCTTTGTATTCAGGATAGCCACCTACTTGGGAAATATCTGTGATAATGCCCATTTTATAGGCATCCCTTGGTAATCTCCTGTGTTCAAACTGGTAATAATCTTCTGGGTTGAGTCCCTTGACATATTCTGGCTTACCTGTTTTGACAGTTCGAATCACCCTTTCATCTACCGGATCTCTTTTGGGTAAAGTCGCACCGGCATTTTCCAACACATAAGCATAGGCCTTTTCTGCTGGCAAAATGGTCATTTCAGGCATAGGGAAAGGTGTATTGGATTTGATTCTGGGGAAATAATACTTGGCATCTTCCAAACTCATCTCTCCTTTTTTTCCATTCAACTGTACGCCACCTTCCCAATTATTGGCTGATACTTGGTCAAAGCCTTCTACCACATTTCCTGTGATATGCGCCCTTCCCCACACAAGTGTATCCAACCGGGAAAGCACCGCATCAGGTCGCAAAATTCGGTAAGCAATAGGTTCATCTTTCGGGGTTATGGGCCCTGGCTTGTAATAGTTGCTCACAATATTATACTTGGCCATATAATCCCCACCATCTGTGGTTCTATGGCTCCAGTTGAACACCACATTGTTCACAAAATTAAAAATCCCATTCCAGCCAATAGAAGGGTTTCTTCCGGCATTATTGGCCCAGAGATTCCTCATAAAAGAACAGTTTTCACCTCCTAGAGTACTCCCTAAAGAATGATTATAAGTATCTAAAGCTTCAGAGAAAATACTGTTTTGGATAGTGATGTTCACTGTCCCTCTTTTTTCTTCTTTATAGTCCCCACCCGGACTGTACATATGTCGGTAAATGGACATGTTTTCATCCAAACCCCAGCTTGCTGAAACATGGTCGATCATGATATTCCCTACCGGATTGCCACCAATCGCGTCATCTCTCCGACCTACAAAAGTTTCTCCTCTCCTGAAGCGCATATGTCTGATCACTACATCATGGGTATCGACCCATACAGACTCTCCAGCCACGCAAACGCCATCTCCGGGAGCTGTCTGCCCTGCAATGGTCACATAAGGAGCCCTGATGATCAAAGGGGATTTCAAGCGAATAATCCCAGCTACATTGAAGACAATGATTCTGGCTCCTCCAGTTTCGCAGGCTTCCCTGAACGTACCTGGTCCTCTATCATCTAAACTGGTCACTGTGATGACCTTTCCTCCACGTCCACCAAAGCTGTACATCCCACCTCCTTCTGCTCCTGGAAATGCGGGGATAGCTGCCTGAGGCAAATCTGTCGGTCTAAAAGCCCAGGGAACATAAGGTTTGCCAGCTTCCATTTCGGCCAACACTATTGGCCAGGCTTCTTCCCATGCTGCATCGGATAGCTTTTGATTGGCAGACATGATAGAGTCTGATTTTGCCCTGGCTTCTGCAGGTACTTTTGGATATTGGGCAAAGGCTGTCGATACTGTTGCCAAGCCCAAGGCTATTGTTAATAATCCTTTGATCATTTTGGTTACGGTAATTTTATAGTTGTAAAACACGGTTTGAGTGTATGACATCAATTTATTATTTAATCATTTGACCATCACTATACATCAAACTGGACTGGGATAAGAGAAGGATGATCCGGGATGTTATGTGGTTAAGGAGGAGGCTTATAATCCAACAAAAGAGATATAGGAAACCATTAAAACTCACCTGGCTTATCCTTTCTTGAATCCCAACATGCTATCATCAGTAATAAAGACCATCTCTTTGTAATTTTCAATCCTCCACCTTTCAGTTTCTTAATGCACAAAGCAAAAAACCTTCCCTTCAAACCAAATTTCTGGCGAGGGAAGGCTTTCTTTATATCAAACCATTATTATTCTTTTATTCTGCCAATGGATCAAAAGTGCCATCCCCATTCATACTGTTCCAGCCTACTGTTTGCTGTAAATATGGGGAGGTACTAAGCACGTCCTCATTGAGGCCAAAGAAATAATACTCTGGGTACCAATGGAAGGTCCAATTGTCATTTGTAGGATCCAAATCATCCTTAATCTGCACCTCAAAGTAATTGTCATATAAGTAATCCAGGTACTCCTCTTCCGTCTCTATACCATCAGGATAAGACTCTGGAGACCTGTCAATAACAATGGCATTTCCATCTTCGTCTGCGATCATTGGATCTGCACTGCCTGCGTAGGACTGACCTGCTCCATCTTTGACCACCACGTAAATACCCATTCTTCTCATGCCATGGATAGACTCAAGGCCCAAACGTTGTGCAGTGCCATAAGTGTCATCCATTAACAACCATCTTCTCAAATCCCAAAACCTTCTTCCCTCGAATGCGAATTCCACTTTTCTTTCTTCCAATACCTTCGCAAAAGCCTGGTCTCGACCTAATCCACTACCCAATCCATAGGTACCATCTAAATTTTCTACTCCCGCTCTTTCACGAATTTCCATGATGGCATTTAATCCTTCTTGAATATTGCCGATACCTATGGCTGCTTCAGCGATATCCAACACCACTTCAGCAAATCTGATTTCCATGATGTCAGTACCACTAACGGTAAAGTTATCCTCACTCGAAGCATTCGGATTATTCTGCTTTCTCATATAAATGCCACTGGCATTGGCACCTTGTGTCTCTGTTGTTTTGCTAGGCGTTTGATCACCTGAATTGTTGTACCATCTGTAAGACCAATGTCTGTAATTTTCATCTTCACGGTATGGCCATAAGCCACCATTGAAAACAAATGTTTTATAAAACCTCGGATCCCTATTTCTATAAAAATGGTTGAGGTCATATTCATAATTAGGAGACTCTCCGATTGGTCTTCCGTCGGCCATAGGAAAAGAATTCACCAATTGGATGGTAGGTTCCATTCTACCACCACCGCCAAGATTTCTTGGGCGGCAGGCATTTTCCCAACCATTGTTTTTTCTTGTCTGGTCAGAAGTACTGTTATTGAAACCATAAATCATTACGGCTTCTGGGTTGCCCACTTCTTCAAACCACATATTTTCCCAAGCTTCTCCATCTTCAAGGTTTCCTTCCATGTAAAGTCCAAACCCATTGGATTCCAGTAAATTTCTAGCTGCGGTGGCTGCATCATAGGCCCTCTGCCACCTGGACTGATCATCAGCACGGTTAAACAAAGGACTCGCCCAAGCAATCAACACACGGCTTTTGAAAGCTGCTGCTGCTCCACTGGTGATACGTCCCCAGTCTTCATTTGGCCATCTTCCAGGCAATAAGTCCATCGCCATATCCAAATCTGCCACAATCTGCTCAATACAGGCACTGGTAGAACTTCTTGGTACCTCAGTTTCTTCGGCATCAGCAATGATCGGATTCTGAGGTTCCAACACCAATGGTACCCCACCGTACAACTTCACCAAATCAAAATACTGCCAAGCTCTCCAAAAATACATTTG harbors:
- a CDS encoding DUF6298 domain-containing protein, which encodes MGFNFQSSGKFVFPNFVVFTLLIFWSQVVFGRQDENPINYKDGKLHYEIAENGDRIPDFSYCGYKASEKEIPLVPVKMVISPGKGDFTQKIQSALDYVGQLPIDENGFRGAVLLEEGLFEVAGQLQINQSGVILRGSGTGENGTVLLGTGKTRETLIRLLGKDDRIFGDTLKIKNSYVPINASEMAVEGNVQSGSAVMVVRPSTLEWIDELKMNEFGGETGWIGWRPGGHNLYWDRIVENSADGKLRLDVPITNSLDQKYGGGYLVTYQWPGRIENVGIENLTLQSTFDEVNTKDEDHRWSAISLESIQDAWVRQVNFRHFAGSAVAIYKTGRRVTVEDCQSFDPVSEVAGARRNTFFTEGQQTLFQRCYSEYGYHDFSTGLAVAGPNAFVQCKAYLPFSFSGAQQGWASGVLFDIVRIDGEAIALSNRMQAGQGAGWTAANSVLWQCDASLIKNYSPPTAQNWAFGAWAQFEGDGHWVETNNHVNPRSLFYAQLKDRLGELPMDPQLLPLGTEPSTSPTLEQARELTVLAREDLLTMEQWISQASERNPISLITDGANRYESLDIEPVNLEKQLAPRVKIDNGLLTWDGKLITGKAQNVQWWRGSLRPRDIASSQIHVTRFVPGRYGKGYTDLIPEVVQSMKESGAVALDHNYGLWYDRRRDDHERVRRIDPDVWPPFYEQPFARSGKGEAWDRLSKYDLTKYSYFYWSRLAEFADLAEQEGILLLHQNYFQHNILEAGAHWADSPWRPANNINQTGFPEPPPYAGDKRIFLDEQFYDISHESRRELHRKFIWQCLNNFADNSNVLQFTSAEYTGPLHFMEFWLDVVAEWEKTTGKDALIALSATKDVQDSILADPIRSKLVEVIDIRYWHPAEDGDYTPLGGKHMAPRQHARKMEQGKETPEAVYEGVMRYRKQFPEKAVIYSTPAGSRMGWVVLFAGGSLPNLPTVQHIDWKESLGTMKPLSASAIQKIMANDDGEILIYSKTDNVEIDLSKLKGKVEALIIQPRTGSIIHTEKVKTGQRQTIQMPSEGEWVIWVKR
- a CDS encoding DUF3826 domain-containing protein: MKNNIKSLFVTTLIMVGIISFTHAQNFDSEYVKVTNERARKIVDNMGIQSPEKADKVTGYIAAQYRNLSLIHDERDKKIEAAKENLEGEKQQKQIQKAEKKASKSMDKLHKKYLAQLSSELTDEQVEAVKNGMTYNVAPNTFKVYQEMVPNLTTEQQDKIWDWLAEAREHAMDAGSSHAKHAWFGKYKGRINNYLSDLGVDLKQAEKEMFERKKAASNQ
- a CDS encoding polysaccharide lyase; this translates as MFSNKKSLWQKRLGLGILTVFLSLQAFAQYPEIPPAMQAKTDSIMALEEARLEAVWKDIYPTIQKEASQGRPYLRWASYPKDFMKADIPAFPGAEGGGAYTPGGRGGKVYVVTSLADSGPGTLREACEAGGARTIVFNVAGIIQLEKPISVRAPYVTIAGQTAPGDGVCVAGETFAVDTHDVIIRHMRFRRGATDVTRRDDALSGDPMGNVIIDHCSVSWGLDENISMYRNMFTANENSKREKLPTTNITIQNTISSEGLDTYNHAFGSTIGGLNSTFIRNLWANNISRNPSVGMYGDFTFVNNVLFNWWNRSVDGGDYRSLFNIINNYYKPGPITPEGEPISYRIIKPESGYLDPKTFGRAYVEGNFVEGNPTVSADNWNGGVQPGDLSQEEREVHFAYMRQTKPFEMAPLSIMSAKEAYDFVLENAGAVLPKRDAVDQRIVQQVRTGEINAKEGLEVEIGQEFIHRRLPADSYKKGIIMHPDQVGGYPEYQGKAYQESDGDGIPDAWEIKYGLDPNDPSDANRDLNGDGYTNLEKYLNGIDPSNKVDWTKWENNKDTLLELAKREGGLLQQ
- a CDS encoding polysaccharide lyase, which gives rise to MIKGLLTIALGLATVSTAFAQYPKVPAEARAKSDSIMSANQKLSDAAWEEAWPIVLAEMEAGKPYVPWAFRPTDLPQAAIPAFPGAEGGGMYSFGGRGGKVITVTSLDDRGPGTFREACETGGARIIVFNVAGIIRLKSPLIIRAPYVTIAGQTAPGDGVCVAGESVWVDTHDVVIRHMRFRRGETFVGRRDDAIGGNPVGNIMIDHVSASWGLDENMSIYRHMYSPGGDYKEEKRGTVNITIQNSIFSEALDTYNHSLGSTLGGENCSFMRNLWANNAGRNPSIGWNGIFNFVNNVVFNWSHRTTDGGDYMAKYNIVSNYYKPGPITPKDEPIAYRILRPDAVLSRLDTLVWGRAHITGNVVEGFDQVSANNWEGGVQLNGKKGEMSLEDAKYYFPRIKSNTPFPMPEMTILPAEKAYAYVLENAGATLPKRDPVDERVIRTVKTGKPEYVKGLNPEDYYQFEHRRLPRDAYKMGIITDISQVGGYPEYKGKPYTDTDGDGMPDAWEKKHGLDPNDPSDANGDLNHDGYTNIEMYINGIDPSVQTNWRDLANNHDTLSENGLGK
- a CDS encoding RagB/SusD family nutrient uptake outer membrane protein produces the protein MKKIKNIWSLALVFLVLSACNDDFLEEKSDLTGVNEEVFQDPNMAQAYVDYIYYLFSPGNNGRNLIWDLYGGFEFSKNTDEMPGRSAINQEYAQISYTEDHALEYFGERMSTSIRNNTWTRMKQINIFLEEIDQHGLPEEVRNELKGQMYFWRAWQYFDLVKLYGGVPLVLEPQNPIIADAEETEVPRSSTSACIEQIVADLDMAMDLLPGRWPNEDWGRITSGAAAAFKSRVLIAWASPLFNRADDQSRWQRAYDAATAARNLLESNGFGLYMEGNLEDGEAWENMWFEEVGNPEAVMIYGFNNSTSDQTRKNNGWENACRPRNLGGGGRMEPTIQLVNSFPMADGRPIGESPNYEYDLNHFYRNRDPRFYKTFVFNGGLWPYREDENYRHWSYRWYNNSGDQTPSKTTETQGANASGIYMRKQNNPNASSEDNFTVSGTDIMEIRFAEVVLDIAEAAIGIGNIQEGLNAIMEIRERAGVENLDGTYGLGSGLGRDQAFAKVLEERKVEFAFEGRRFWDLRRWLLMDDTYGTAQRLGLESIHGMRRMGIYVVVKDGAGQSYAGSADPMIADEDGNAIVIDRSPESYPDGIETEEEYLDYLYDNYFEVQIKDDLDPTNDNWTFHWYPEYYFFGLNEDVLSTSPYLQQTVGWNSMNGDGTFDPLAE